One window of the Candidatus Goldiibacteriota bacterium genome contains the following:
- a CDS encoding glycosyltransferase family 39 protein — MAAKKVKKAVKKVVKAKPEKKKSNLGTYILFAVVVLIALFLRTKSADWTNDRQFHPDERWIVSNAVPSLSYPGKPIGLQYGSLPLYILAARKDMINFFHSKGLIKDMNKALIGGARKLSGLVDTGTLIFIFFTALILFGPKIALLSSVLLAFTVLHIHAGHFFTVDTFVTFFVAGTIYFSARIYKKGTLVNYILAAVFYGAALASKTAAMPVGLVIFTAHLLYFFSLKAKTRAESERKKEAWINMAWAVLITAVAFFVFMPYAILDFKKFTGDQNYQKEILVTGKGDVPYNRQYRNTTPYLYQIDNLVKYTMGIPYGIAALIAMFFYIFMFFKNLIKEGRIKDKDTLLILAWVVPYFLIIGASFAKFNRYLIPMTPFLAILTAKLLYDMYEKTKFKKSALVLRYVVVAGAVFYGLAFMNIYVQKHTWVQASEWFYSNVPAVDNSVNPPKQTTVLNEMWGDDLPTYAANGHPGMYRGLHWALQEPDTTWKYEELSSKLSQSDYVVMADRRAKGTYLRLPQKYPINYFYYTTMLSNPEKLGFKLAYEKAVYPSLFGIDIIDDKSDESFQLYDHPHVHIFKNEAYLSKEQLRELIIKGESEVKAKFGAQQSFKKEKGAFNANIGKVRDIITPVMPYLSVFLWYVLIQVLALIIWPMHSKVFGALKDKGYGLAKISGLFVFTWINWIMVSAKVWNFYQINLWILLFAAAALSIWYTLKNRKETAEFYSANRQHIILTETLFLAAYMLFVIVKLWTPDIHNVPGHGYNGGGEPMGMAYLSAIFNGVTFPPMDPWLSGYTLNYYYWGQLMLATASKLLGIFPRVTYNLSLSILFALSFIAAFSLAYSMTGKRRFGIFGGLLLACAGNFHTLEFIFNAVVSAGNLTRIPSLISRFQFIWDPTRIYPSPAITEVPFFSYLYGDLHAHNIVIPVTVLAIALLFALFKNAEKGGGIMSALGNNYPQRVIMAFMLALTLGGMLTINTWNFPPVFLLYGLVFAAVSVYYLISVYNVKRNRPGIKPAVYELLKVMAVLIIVAGFSYLLYLPFHSAFQSPYSSGPKLISKPERATFYQMFKYFSVFFVVICSYCLYVIYAGGLKVAKLSGALKIKKWSFEKTWGNIVKISKNIFYSDEVSIPFTLALIIAAAAAALSFFLQPTFGPLLIMMAVMAWRLFETKDTAERFSLMAVFLALGIVLGTEILYVADGRMNTVFKFYMVAWTILAVAVPQLFNVVYSQNVKHFKFSPKSVLLSSSSAFVFLAVSFALYFIDFRNGGNLFETFFILTVIFSGAALAVLRNKAGKFILMGGFIFIMLPAVLYPIMGSAIKMSICNIEVKEAYKHPRIDGLAFMEKLERRMGADMDYDKFDYKAIDWINKNLNKIEPILEAPGERMYSGASRISIYTGVPTLVGWGYQVSQQSGRGTQVNERNNDAAFIYRTNDINAALEKIKKYGIRYVYVGNIERSLYPDHLGKFNMMGEAVYRNEMSALYKINY; from the coding sequence ATGGCTGCGAAAAAAGTAAAGAAAGCCGTCAAAAAAGTTGTTAAGGCAAAACCTGAAAAGAAAAAGTCAAATTTAGGAACGTATATTCTTTTTGCGGTTGTTGTCCTTATTGCTTTGTTTCTTAGGACAAAGTCTGCGGACTGGACCAATGACAGGCAGTTTCACCCCGATGAACGCTGGATAGTTTCCAATGCCGTGCCTTCTTTGTCTTACCCGGGCAAACCTATCGGCTTGCAATACGGCTCCCTTCCTTTATATATACTGGCGGCAAGAAAGGATATGATTAATTTTTTCCACAGTAAAGGGCTTATAAAAGACATGAATAAAGCCTTAATCGGCGGCGCAAGAAAGCTTTCCGGCCTTGTTGACACGGGCACGCTTATTTTTATTTTCTTCACCGCGCTTATTCTATTTGGTCCCAAAATAGCGCTGCTGTCATCGGTGTTGCTGGCGTTTACCGTACTGCATATTCACGCGGGGCATTTCTTTACTGTTGATACTTTTGTCACTTTCTTTGTGGCGGGTACAATATACTTTTCGGCGCGTATTTATAAAAAGGGAACTCTTGTAAATTATATACTGGCCGCTGTGTTTTACGGCGCGGCGCTTGCATCCAAAACCGCGGCAATGCCGGTAGGTCTGGTTATTTTTACCGCGCATCTGCTTTACTTCTTCTCGCTTAAAGCCAAAACCAGGGCTGAATCCGAAAGAAAAAAAGAAGCGTGGATCAATATGGCGTGGGCGGTGCTTATTACCGCGGTTGCTTTCTTTGTTTTTATGCCATACGCGATACTGGACTTTAAGAAATTTACCGGCGACCAGAATTACCAGAAAGAAATCCTTGTGACCGGGAAGGGGGATGTTCCGTATAACAGGCAGTACAGGAACACAACCCCGTACCTGTATCAGATAGATAACCTTGTAAAATACACTATGGGTATACCTTACGGAATCGCGGCTTTAATAGCGATGTTCTTTTATATCTTTATGTTCTTTAAGAATCTTATAAAAGAAGGGCGGATAAAAGATAAGGATACGCTTTTAATACTTGCGTGGGTAGTGCCGTACTTCCTTATTATAGGCGCGTCTTTTGCCAAGTTTAACAGGTATTTAATACCTATGACGCCGTTTTTGGCAATACTTACGGCCAAACTTCTGTATGATATGTACGAGAAAACAAAATTCAAAAAGTCCGCGCTTGTTTTAAGGTATGTTGTTGTCGCGGGCGCGGTTTTTTACGGCCTTGCGTTTATGAATATTTACGTTCAGAAACACACCTGGGTTCAGGCGTCAGAATGGTTTTATTCAAACGTGCCCGCGGTGGACAACAGCGTTAATCCGCCTAAACAGACAACCGTATTAAATGAAATGTGGGGTGATGACCTTCCCACATACGCGGCAAACGGACATCCCGGAATGTACCGCGGCCTGCACTGGGCGCTGCAGGAACCTGACACTACGTGGAAATATGAAGAACTGTCTTCAAAACTTTCGCAGTCAGATTATGTGGTAATGGCGGACAGAAGGGCAAAGGGTACTTACTTAAGGCTGCCGCAGAAATACCCTATTAACTATTTTTATTACACTACAATGCTTTCAAATCCCGAAAAACTTGGGTTTAAACTTGCTTATGAAAAAGCCGTTTATCCGTCGCTTTTTGGAATAGATATAATAGATGACAAATCGGACGAATCTTTTCAGCTCTACGACCATCCGCATGTTCATATTTTTAAAAATGAAGCGTACCTTTCAAAAGAACAGTTAAGGGAACTGATAATAAAAGGCGAAAGTGAAGTTAAGGCAAAGTTTGGGGCGCAGCAGAGTTTTAAAAAAGAAAAAGGCGCGTTTAATGCCAATATTGGAAAAGTGCGGGATATTATTACGCCTGTAATGCCTTATCTTTCGGTGTTTTTATGGTATGTGCTGATACAGGTGCTTGCGCTGATTATATGGCCTATGCATTCAAAAGTTTTCGGCGCATTAAAAGATAAGGGCTACGGGCTTGCTAAAATATCAGGGCTTTTTGTTTTTACATGGATTAATTGGATTATGGTATCTGCAAAGGTATGGAATTTTTACCAGATTAATCTCTGGATTCTGCTTTTTGCGGCAGCGGCGCTTTCTATATGGTACACATTAAAAAACAGAAAAGAAACGGCTGAATTCTATTCCGCAAACAGGCAGCATATAATTCTTACTGAAACCCTTTTTCTTGCCGCTTATATGCTTTTTGTGATTGTTAAATTATGGACTCCTGATATTCATAATGTACCGGGACATGGATACAACGGCGGCGGCGAACCGATGGGAATGGCTTATCTGTCCGCCATTTTTAACGGCGTGACTTTCCCGCCTATGGACCCGTGGCTTTCCGGATACACGCTTAATTATTATTACTGGGGGCAGCTGATGCTGGCCACCGCTTCCAAACTGCTTGGTATCTTCCCAAGGGTGACATATAACCTGTCGCTTTCAATACTGTTCGCGCTTTCTTTTATCGCGGCTTTCTCGCTTGCTTACAGCATGACGGGCAAACGCCGTTTTGGGATTTTTGGCGGGCTGCTTTTAGCCTGTGCTGGAAATTTTCACACGCTTGAATTCATTTTTAATGCGGTGGTTTCCGCGGGAAATCTGACAAGAATACCTTCTTTAATTTCAAGGTTTCAGTTTATCTGGGACCCCACAAGAATTTACCCGTCACCCGCAATAACAGAAGTGCCGTTTTTCAGCTACCTTTACGGCGACCTGCACGCTCATAACATAGTAATACCTGTCACTGTCCTTGCAATTGCGCTTTTATTCGCGCTGTTTAAAAACGCGGAAAAGGGCGGCGGTATAATGTCCGCGCTGGGCAATAATTACCCTCAGCGCGTTATTATGGCATTTATGCTGGCTTTGACCCTTGGCGGAATGCTGACAATTAATACATGGAATTTTCCGCCTGTGTTTCTTCTTTACGGGCTGGTTTTCGCGGCGGTTTCTGTGTATTACCTGATAAGTGTTTATAACGTGAAAAGAAACAGGCCCGGCATTAAGCCGGCTGTTTACGAATTGTTAAAAGTAATGGCTGTGCTTATAATTGTAGCGGGCTTTTCCTATCTTCTTTATCTTCCGTTTCATTCGGCTTTTCAGTCGCCGTACAGCAGCGGGCCTAAATTAATAAGCAAACCGGAACGCGCCACCTTTTACCAGATGTTTAAATATTTCTCCGTATTTTTTGTTGTCATATGCTCGTATTGCCTGTATGTAATTTACGCGGGCGGGCTTAAGGTTGCAAAACTCTCCGGTGCTTTAAAGATAAAAAAATGGAGTTTTGAAAAAACATGGGGGAACATAGTAAAAATATCCAAAAATATTTTTTACAGTGATGAGGTTTCAATACCTTTTACACTGGCGCTTATTATAGCGGCTGCTGCCGCTGCCTTGTCGTTTTTTTTACAGCCCACATTCGGCCCGCTTTTGATAATGATGGCTGTAATGGCGTGGAGGTTATTTGAAACTAAAGACACGGCGGAACGGTTTTCCTTAATGGCTGTTTTTCTGGCTCTTGGAATCGTGCTGGGTACGGAAATTCTTTATGTGGCAGACGGCAGAATGAACACGGTATTTAAGTTCTATATGGTGGCGTGGACAATTCTGGCAGTGGCAGTGCCTCAGCTGTTTAATGTGGTTTACAGCCAGAATGTTAAACATTTTAAGTTCAGCCCTAAATCCGTGCTTCTTAGTTCTTCTTCCGCCTTTGTTTTTCTGGCGGTATCATTTGCACTTTATTTTATTGATTTCAGAAACGGCGGCAATCTTTTTGAAACATTCTTTATCCTTACGGTAATATTTTCCGGAGCAGCGCTTGCTGTTTTAAGAAATAAAGCCGGCAAGTTTATTCTGATGGGCGGTTTTATTTTCATAATGCTTCCCGCGGTTCTGTATCCCATAATGGGTTCGGCGATTAAGATGAGCATATGCAATATTGAAGTTAAAGAAGCGTATAAACATCCGCGCATAGACGGCCTTGCTTTTATGGAAAAACTTGAAAGAAGAATGGGCGCGGATATGGATTATGACAAGTTTGATTATAAGGCAATTGACTGGATAAATAAGAACCTTAACAAAATAGAGCCCATACTTGAAGCTCCGGGAGAACGTATGTACAGCGGCGCTTCCAGGATTTCAATTTATACAGGCGTTCCGACGCTTGTGGGCTGGGGATATCAGGTTTCGCAGCAGAGCGGAAGGGGAACACAGGTAAATGAAAGAAACAATGACGCGGCATTTATATACAGGACAAATGACATTAACGCCGCGCTTGAAAAGATTAAAAAATACGGCATACGCTATGTTTATGTGGGCAATATTGAACGTTCTCTTTATCCTGATCACCTTGGAAAGTTTAATATGATGGGAGAGGCCGTTTACCGTAATGAAATGTCCGCGTTGTATAAAATAAATTACTGA
- a CDS encoding phosphatase PAP2 family protein, with translation MFNEIKSAVISADIWVFRIVNSGLYNKYFAVLMKYAANDVFLVIAAAAGFFLLFRKWDGRDKADTAFSLWAVITVNFISSRFLKPLFARKRPVAELSDVNFLVEMRRLGYAFPSTHTAMAAALAAALWDRREARPYLALFVFLTAFFCVYTGGHYPLDTAAGLVLGVFTGRAAVYIKRLYLKRSGYEN, from the coding sequence ATGTTCAATGAAATAAAGAGCGCTGTAATTTCCGCTGATATCTGGGTTTTCAGAATTGTTAATTCCGGGCTGTATAATAAATATTTTGCCGTGTTAATGAAATACGCGGCAAACGATGTTTTTCTTGTTATTGCCGCGGCGGCGGGTTTTTTCCTGCTTTTCAGAAAATGGGACGGCCGGGATAAAGCGGATACGGCATTTTCACTTTGGGCTGTAATTACGGTGAATTTTATAAGTTCAAGGTTTCTAAAACCGCTGTTTGCAAGAAAACGGCCGGTGGCTGAACTTTCTGACGTTAATTTTCTTGTGGAAATGAGGCGGCTTGGATACGCGTTCCCTTCAACACACACGGCAATGGCGGCGGCCCTTGCCGCCGCGTTATGGGACCGCAGAGAGGCAAGGCCTTATCTGGCACTGTTTGTATTTTTAACCGCTTTCTTCTGCGTGTATACCGGCGGGCATTATCCGCTTGATACAGCTGCCGGGCTTGTGCTTGGCGTTTTTACAGGCAGGGCGGCTGTTTATATAAAAAGACTATACTTAAAACGGAGTGGTTATGAAAATTAA